From a region of the Listeria monocytogenes ATCC 19117 genome:
- a CDS encoding D-alanyl-D-alanine carboxypeptidase PBPD2: protein MKIHKLTWVLLMGLLLLSSCSTKQPNLYLSANAAAVYSVENGEPLYEENADKVMPIASLTKLMTAFLVLEAVDNNELSWDEKLDLVRLDDPSAVSLYAITQKRTWSVRDLYSAMLTMSANDAAETLGDRLDGANFPKEMNNQAKKLGMSSKTTFVSASGLDVDGKSAVSTTKDLFLLSSKLISTHPEVLETTSKSSVTTDKGAKLESTNDSLGSIQGLDGLKTGFTDEAGYCFIGTAERGGKRVISIVLDAGTAEKRFKDTEKLMEVGFKEN from the coding sequence ATGAAAATACATAAACTAACTTGGGTGCTATTAATGGGGCTACTACTGCTCTCATCCTGTTCCACGAAGCAACCAAACCTATATTTGTCAGCAAATGCCGCCGCGGTTTATTCAGTCGAAAATGGTGAACCGTTATATGAAGAAAACGCTGATAAAGTAATGCCGATTGCCAGTTTGACCAAATTAATGACAGCTTTTTTAGTTTTAGAGGCTGTGGATAACAATGAATTATCGTGGGATGAAAAGCTTGATCTTGTTCGATTGGATGATCCTTCCGCGGTTTCCCTTTACGCGATTACACAAAAGAGAACGTGGTCCGTCAGAGATTTATACAGCGCGATGCTCACTATGTCTGCAAATGATGCCGCGGAAACACTGGGAGATCGTTTAGACGGAGCTAATTTTCCCAAAGAAATGAATAACCAGGCTAAAAAATTAGGTATGTCGAGTAAGACTACATTTGTCAGTGCTAGCGGACTTGATGTTGACGGAAAATCCGCTGTTTCTACCACAAAGGATTTATTTTTGCTATCATCTAAATTAATTTCCACTCATCCTGAAGTGTTAGAGACAACATCCAAATCTAGTGTCACCACTGACAAAGGCGCCAAACTTGAATCCACCAATGACTCACTCGGTTCGATTCAAGGCTTAGATGGACTAAAAACTGGATTTACAGATGAAGCAGGCTATTGCTTTATTGGAACAGCTGAACGTGGAGGAAAACGTGTGATTTCGATTGTCCTAGATGCGGGAACTGCGGAAAAACGATTTAAAGATAC